In one Thermanaerovibrio velox DSM 12556 genomic region, the following are encoded:
- a CDS encoding complex I 24 kDa subunit family protein, which yields MSCCCCDKESGQQFRELEEFIDKLPSKKGELITVLHKAQEIFGYLPEEVQAFVARKLDIPLAKVYGVVTFYSFFTMEPKGKVAVSVCMGTACYVRGAEEVLHELEKAMGVKVGKVSEDGYFSLDTLRCVGACGLAPVVIVNGKVFGRVTPADVPGIVDQYRPAPAAQEVNSCNV from the coding sequence ATGAGTTGCTGTTGCTGCGACAAGGAGAGTGGGCAGCAGTTTCGGGAGCTTGAGGAATTCATAGACAAGCTTCCGAGCAAGAAGGGGGAGCTGATAACGGTTCTCCACAAGGCCCAGGAGATCTTCGGCTACCTACCCGAGGAGGTCCAGGCTTTTGTGGCCCGTAAGCTGGACATCCCCTTGGCGAAGGTCTACGGGGTGGTAACGTTCTATTCGTTCTTCACCATGGAGCCCAAGGGCAAGGTGGCGGTTTCGGTGTGCATGGGGACCGCGTGCTACGTGAGGGGGGCGGAGGAGGTCCTTCACGAGCTTGAGAAGGCCATGGGGGTCAAGGTGGGGAAGGTCTCCGAGGACGGTTATTTCTCCCTGGACACCCTCCGTTGTGTCGGTGCCTGCGGCTTGGCGCCGGTGGTTATAGTGAACGGCAAGGTCTTCGGGCGGGTGACCCCCGCGGACGTTCCCGGCATAGTTGACCAGTACAGGCCTGCTCCGGCGGCTCAGGAGGTGAACTCTTGCAATGTCTAA
- a CDS encoding NADH-quinone oxidoreductase subunit NuoF encodes MAVKMHILVCGGTGCISSQSDVLAQALKDALAAKGLQDEVKVVLSGCFGFCEQGPIVKVAPDNTFYVKVAPEDAEEIVAEHILKGRKVTRLLYKDPKTAHEVSDSKHMDFYKKQMRIALRNCGFIDPENISEYIARDGYEALGKVLTTMKPEDVIGEVKKSGLRGRGGGGFPTGLKWEIASRFKADQKYVICNADEGDPGAFMDRSILEGDPHSVIEAMAICGYAIGASKGMVYIRAEYPLAVQRLRKAIEDAREVGLLGDNIMGTDFSFDVELRYGAGAFVCGEETALIQSLEGNRGEPVSKPPFPAERGFWGKPSNVNNVETFACVPPIILKGSDWFSSIGTERSKGTKVFALAGKVNNVGLVEVPMGITLREVIYDIGGGIRDGRKFKAVQTGGPSGGCLAEKHLDTPIDFDNLLEAGSMMGSGGMIVMDEDNCMVSVAKFYLEFTVEESCGKCTPCRVGNKRMLEILEKITRGQATEKDLARLRELALIIKDTALCGLGQTAPNPVLSTMDNFYDEYLAHVVDKRCPAGKCKDLVRYVIEPDKCKGCTLCAKVCPADAITGKVREPHVIDQDKCVKCGACYSACKFGAISRS; translated from the coding sequence ATGGCTGTTAAGATGCACATCCTGGTGTGCGGCGGAACCGGCTGCATATCCTCTCAGAGCGACGTGCTGGCCCAGGCGCTTAAGGACGCCCTGGCCGCCAAGGGGCTTCAGGACGAGGTTAAGGTGGTTCTCTCCGGGTGCTTCGGTTTCTGCGAGCAGGGCCCCATAGTTAAGGTGGCTCCGGACAACACCTTCTACGTGAAGGTTGCCCCGGAGGACGCGGAGGAGATAGTGGCGGAGCACATATTGAAGGGCCGTAAGGTCACGAGGCTCCTCTACAAGGATCCCAAGACCGCCCATGAGGTCTCCGACTCCAAGCACATGGACTTCTACAAGAAGCAGATGCGCATAGCCCTGCGCAACTGCGGGTTCATAGACCCGGAGAACATAAGCGAGTACATCGCCCGGGACGGTTACGAGGCACTTGGCAAGGTGCTCACCACCATGAAGCCCGAGGACGTGATCGGGGAGGTCAAGAAGTCCGGCCTTAGGGGTCGCGGGGGTGGCGGGTTCCCCACGGGCCTCAAGTGGGAGATCGCGAGCCGCTTCAAGGCGGACCAGAAGTACGTGATCTGCAACGCCGACGAGGGAGACCCCGGGGCGTTCATGGACCGTTCCATCCTGGAGGGGGACCCCCACTCGGTGATAGAGGCCATGGCCATATGCGGCTACGCCATAGGGGCCAGCAAGGGCATGGTTTACATAAGGGCCGAGTATCCCTTGGCGGTGCAGCGGCTTCGGAAGGCCATAGAGGACGCCCGGGAGGTGGGTCTCCTGGGGGATAACATAATGGGCACCGATTTCAGCTTCGACGTGGAGCTTCGTTACGGCGCCGGGGCCTTCGTGTGCGGAGAGGAGACCGCCCTCATTCAGTCCCTTGAGGGCAACCGGGGTGAGCCGGTCAGCAAGCCCCCGTTCCCGGCGGAGAGGGGTTTCTGGGGCAAGCCCTCCAACGTCAACAACGTTGAGACCTTCGCCTGCGTGCCCCCCATCATACTCAAGGGCTCCGACTGGTTCTCCTCCATCGGCACCGAGCGTTCCAAGGGGACCAAGGTGTTCGCCCTGGCGGGCAAGGTGAACAACGTGGGGCTCGTGGAGGTCCCCATGGGGATAACCCTGCGGGAGGTCATCTACGACATCGGCGGCGGCATCCGGGACGGCCGGAAGTTCAAGGCGGTCCAGACCGGAGGTCCCTCCGGCGGCTGCCTTGCGGAGAAGCACCTGGACACTCCCATAGACTTCGACAACCTGCTTGAGGCGGGGTCCATGATGGGTTCCGGCGGCATGATCGTCATGGACGAGGACAACTGCATGGTGTCGGTGGCCAAGTTCTACCTGGAGTTCACCGTGGAGGAGTCCTGCGGCAAGTGCACCCCCTGCCGGGTGGGCAACAAGAGGATGCTGGAGATCCTGGAGAAGATCACTCGCGGGCAGGCCACCGAGAAGGACCTGGCAAGGCTCCGGGAGCTGGCGCTGATAATCAAGGACACCGCCCTCTGTGGTCTTGGGCAGACCGCCCCGAACCCGGTGTTGTCCACCATGGACAACTTCTACGACGAGTACCTGGCCCACGTGGTGGACAAGCGCTGTCCCGCCGGGAAGTGCAAGGACCTGGTGCGTTACGTCATAGAGCCGGATAAGTGCAAGGGCTGCACCCTGTGTGCCAAGGTATGTCCTGCGGATGCCATCACCGGCAAGGTGCGGGAGCCCCACGTGATAGATCAGGACAAGTGCGTGAAGTGCGGCGCCTGTTACAGCGCCTGCAAGTTCGGCGCCATCTCGCGTAGCTAG
- the mobA gene encoding molybdenum cofactor guanylyltransferase yields MIEEVFRPPIPGALCVLCGGLGSRMGGPKHLVRLKGRPMWERVVLRLRGLFCQVVIGASFRGGGDFPGELEGTPLVVVEDSVPNRGPLEGLRAVLSASGFPWSFVVGCDMPLVSGAVVRRMWEFAGDDLDALLLRVGGYAEPLHGFYRRSCMAAVEEVLRFGGRGMKDFHRSVRVGFLEPWEVGGHELVRRSLLGANDPRELEAIEKFL; encoded by the coding sequence ATGATTGAGGAGGTTTTTAGGCCCCCGATCCCGGGGGCCCTTTGTGTGCTTTGCGGAGGTCTGGGGTCTCGGATGGGGGGGCCTAAGCATCTGGTGAGGCTTAAGGGCCGGCCCATGTGGGAGAGGGTGGTGCTAAGGCTTCGGGGGCTTTTCTGCCAGGTGGTGATAGGGGCGTCCTTCCGCGGCGGGGGTGATTTCCCCGGGGAGCTGGAGGGGACGCCCCTGGTGGTGGTTGAGGATTCGGTCCCTAACAGGGGTCCCCTGGAGGGTCTTCGGGCGGTTTTGTCCGCCTCGGGTTTCCCGTGGTCCTTCGTGGTGGGGTGCGACATGCCCTTGGTGTCCGGAGCGGTGGTAAGGCGCATGTGGGAATTCGCGGGGGACGATTTGGACGCCTTGCTCCTGCGGGTTGGGGGTTATGCAGAGCCCCTTCACGGGTTCTACCGGAGGAGCTGCATGGCTGCGGTGGAGGAGGTTTTGCGGTTCGGGGGCAGGGGCATGAAGGACTTTCACCGGTCGGTGAGGGTTGGATTTCTTGAGCCCTGGGAGGTGGGGGGCCACGAGCTGGTGAGGAGGTCCCTTTTGGGGGCCAACGATCCGCGGGAGCTGGAGGCCATTGAAAAATTTTTATAG
- a CDS encoding formate/nitrite transporter family protein, with protein MEIGRKLCEVSTGKCGAPLGRTLVMGFLGGAYIALAGFFYTVVTQDGYGFVGVGVTRFLGGLAFSLGLVLVLVAGAELFTGNCLMPMPLLAGRLPLRGMVRNWCLVYLGNLLGALGVAFLIRLSGLDSGMVGENALKVAAVKMSIPFGEVVFPGGVVQLARGLGGLDVLWGSWGGRQDCGGGAPGECLRGLWV; from the coding sequence TTGGAGATTGGGAGGAAGCTGTGTGAGGTCTCCACGGGGAAGTGCGGGGCCCCCTTGGGTAGGACGCTGGTGATGGGGTTCCTTGGGGGGGCCTACATAGCCCTTGCGGGTTTCTTCTACACGGTGGTCACCCAGGACGGCTATGGCTTTGTGGGGGTGGGGGTCACCAGGTTCTTAGGGGGTCTTGCGTTTTCGTTGGGTTTGGTGTTGGTGTTGGTGGCGGGGGCGGAGCTGTTCACCGGGAACTGTCTTATGCCCATGCCTCTTTTGGCGGGGAGGCTTCCTTTGAGGGGGATGGTGAGGAACTGGTGTTTGGTGTACCTGGGGAACCTGCTTGGGGCTTTGGGGGTGGCTTTCTTGATACGTCTTTCCGGCCTTGACTCTGGGATGGTGGGGGAGAACGCCTTGAAGGTCGCGGCGGTTAAGATGTCGATCCCCTTTGGGGAGGTCGTTTTTCCGGGGGGTGTTGTGCAACTGGCTCGTGGCCTTGGCGGTTTGGATGTCCTATGGGGCTCATGGGGTGGGCGGCAAGACTGCGGCGGTGGTGCTCCCGGTGAGTGCCTTCGTGGTCTGTGGGTTTGA
- the hydE gene encoding [FeFe] hydrogenase H-cluster radical SAM maturase HydE, whose translation MSSHLEVADPGRLSLEELRQLVDAMVGGYLPTLDQMEGLLSLDREGAELLFQGADRVKRSIFGDEVHIRGIIEFSSHCSGRCLYCGLRADNRGLERYRMGEEEIVSCAREAIDAGYMSLVLQSGEDGGYTREVLGRIIGRIKSYKDVGITLSIGERTYEDYRYLRDAGADRFLMKHETCDEVLYDRLHPHSSFRRRMECLRQLKELGYQVGSGFMVGLPGQSLRSIVLDVLLLRKLDVDMAGIGPFISHPGTPLGDSPNGDPFLALKTVALARLVCRRPHLPATTALGVLDRQGRDMAFFSGANVVMQKLEPHRYRRMYEIYPKPHGEDLPIAEERRRLEALIEGLGLKVSKGRGDAVRP comes from the coding sequence TTGAGTTCCCATTTGGAGGTGGCGGACCCAGGCCGGCTGTCCTTGGAGGAGCTGCGGCAGTTGGTGGACGCCATGGTGGGTGGTTACCTTCCGACCCTGGACCAGATGGAGGGGCTGCTCTCCCTGGATAGGGAGGGGGCGGAGCTGCTGTTCCAGGGGGCGGACCGGGTCAAGCGCTCCATTTTCGGTGATGAGGTGCACATAAGGGGGATCATAGAGTTCTCGAGCCACTGTTCCGGCCGGTGTCTGTACTGCGGGCTTAGGGCGGACAACCGGGGGCTTGAGAGGTACCGGATGGGGGAGGAAGAGATAGTCTCCTGCGCCCGGGAGGCGATAGACGCGGGCTACATGAGCTTGGTGCTCCAGTCCGGGGAGGACGGGGGGTACACCAGGGAGGTCTTGGGCAGGATCATCGGTAGGATAAAGTCCTACAAGGACGTGGGCATAACGTTGAGCATCGGGGAGAGGACCTACGAGGACTACCGGTATCTCCGGGATGCCGGGGCGGACCGGTTTCTGATGAAGCACGAGACCTGTGACGAGGTCCTTTACGACCGTCTGCATCCCCACTCGTCGTTCCGGCGCCGCATGGAGTGCCTTAGGCAGCTCAAGGAGCTGGGCTATCAGGTGGGCAGCGGTTTCATGGTGGGGCTGCCCGGGCAGAGTCTCAGGTCCATAGTGTTGGACGTGTTGCTTTTAAGGAAGCTCGACGTGGACATGGCGGGCATAGGTCCCTTCATATCCCACCCTGGCACGCCCCTTGGGGATTCCCCCAACGGGGATCCGTTCTTGGCGCTGAAGACCGTGGCCCTGGCCCGGCTTGTGTGCCGTCGTCCGCACCTTCCCGCCACCACCGCCCTTGGGGTGTTGGACCGGCAGGGGAGGGACATGGCGTTCTTCTCCGGGGCGAACGTGGTGATGCAGAAGCTGGAGCCCCATAGGTACCGGAGGATGTACGAGATATACCCCAAGCCTCACGGAGAGGATCTTCCCATAGCGGAGGAGCGAAGGAGGCTTGAGGCTCTGATAGAGGGGCTTGGCCTCAAGGTCTCGAAGGGTCGAGGCGACGCGGTGAGGCCTTAG
- a CDS encoding NADH-dependent [FeFe] hydrogenase, group A6 yields the protein MISLNIDGKYVKVPEGSTILDAAKQLGIDIPTLCHLKLDDAVGMVNKSASCRICVVEVKGRRNLAPACATPVVEGMEVRTNTIRVMNARKTVLELLLSDHPKECLTCAKSGNCELQELAERFCIREVRFQGEESTYKKDHSPALERDMDKCVMCRRCETMCNDVQTVGVLSGINRGFSSVVAPAFERPLVDTVCTFCGQCAAVCPTGALVERDYSWQVIEALADPDKVVVVQTAPAVRAALGEEFGLEPGTLVTGKMVAALRQMGFDYVFDTDFAADLTIMEEASEFLDRLNRFLAGDKDVRMPILTSCCPAWVKFFEHQFPELLDVPSSAKSPQQMFGAVAKNFFAKKLGIPREKLVVVSVMPCLAKKYEASRPEFSENGNPDVDISISTRELAHLIKRSNIDFMSLEDQDFDRPLGESTGAGVIFGTTGGVIEAAVRTAVEWATKKPLEKIDFTELRGMQGCREAWVQVGDLKLHIGIAHGLGNARHLLQAIKEGRGEMFHAIEIMACPGGCVGGGGQPYHHGNFDIVRKRAEALYREDAGKPIRKSHENPEIIKLYEEFLGKPMSETAHHLLHTHYFKRSDV from the coding sequence ATGATAAGCCTGAACATAGACGGAAAGTACGTTAAGGTACCCGAGGGATCCACGATACTGGACGCGGCGAAGCAGCTTGGCATTGACATACCCACCCTTTGCCACCTCAAGCTGGACGATGCGGTGGGGATGGTGAACAAGAGCGCCTCTTGCCGTATTTGCGTGGTGGAGGTGAAGGGCCGTCGGAACCTGGCCCCCGCCTGTGCCACCCCTGTGGTGGAGGGCATGGAGGTGAGGACCAACACCATCCGGGTCATGAACGCCCGGAAGACCGTGCTGGAGCTCCTCCTTTCAGATCATCCGAAGGAGTGCCTCACCTGTGCCAAGAGCGGCAACTGCGAGCTTCAGGAGCTGGCGGAGCGGTTCTGCATCCGGGAGGTGCGCTTCCAGGGGGAGGAGTCCACGTACAAGAAGGACCACTCCCCGGCCCTTGAGAGGGACATGGACAAGTGCGTCATGTGCCGCCGGTGCGAGACCATGTGCAACGACGTCCAGACTGTGGGGGTCCTCTCGGGGATCAACCGCGGGTTCTCTTCCGTGGTGGCCCCGGCCTTCGAGCGTCCCCTGGTGGACACGGTCTGCACCTTCTGCGGCCAGTGCGCCGCGGTGTGTCCCACCGGCGCGCTGGTGGAGCGGGACTATTCCTGGCAGGTGATAGAGGCCCTGGCGGACCCGGACAAGGTGGTGGTGGTCCAGACCGCCCCGGCGGTGAGGGCTGCGTTGGGCGAGGAGTTCGGGCTGGAGCCAGGGACCTTGGTGACCGGGAAGATGGTGGCGGCGCTCCGCCAGATGGGCTTCGACTACGTGTTCGACACGGACTTCGCCGCGGACCTCACCATAATGGAGGAGGCCTCGGAGTTCCTGGACAGGCTGAACCGGTTCCTCGCGGGTGACAAGGACGTGAGGATGCCCATCCTCACCTCCTGCTGCCCCGCCTGGGTGAAGTTCTTCGAGCACCAGTTCCCCGAGCTCTTGGACGTTCCCTCCTCCGCCAAGTCTCCCCAGCAGATGTTCGGCGCGGTGGCCAAGAACTTCTTCGCCAAGAAGCTCGGTATCCCCCGGGAGAAGCTGGTGGTGGTGTCCGTCATGCCCTGCCTTGCCAAGAAGTACGAGGCCTCCAGGCCGGAGTTCTCCGAGAACGGGAACCCCGACGTGGACATCTCCATATCCACCCGGGAGCTGGCACACCTCATAAAGCGGAGCAACATAGACTTCATGTCCCTGGAGGATCAGGACTTCGACCGGCCCCTCGGGGAGTCCACCGGTGCAGGGGTCATCTTCGGAACCACCGGCGGTGTCATCGAGGCGGCGGTGCGCACCGCGGTGGAGTGGGCCACCAAGAAGCCGCTGGAGAAGATCGACTTCACGGAGCTTCGCGGCATGCAGGGCTGCCGTGAGGCCTGGGTGCAGGTGGGGGATCTTAAGCTCCACATAGGCATAGCCCACGGCCTTGGGAACGCCAGGCATCTGCTGCAGGCCATAAAGGAGGGCCGGGGAGAGATGTTCCACGCCATAGAGATAATGGCCTGCCCCGGCGGCTGCGTGGGTGGAGGCGGCCAGCCGTACCACCACGGGAACTTCGACATAGTCCGCAAGCGTGCGGAGGCCCTTTATAGGGAGGACGCGGGCAAGCCCATCAGGAAGTCCCACGAGAACCCGGAGATAATCAAGCTCTACGAGGAGTTCCTGGGCAAGCCCATGAGCGAGACCGCTCATCACCTGCTCCACACCCACTACTTCAAGCGCAGCGACGTTTAA
- the hydF gene encoding [FeFe] hydrogenase H-cluster maturation GTPase HydF — MLDTPKANRLHIAIFGRRNAGKSSLINALTGQDAALVSPMPGTTTDPVFKAMELLPIGPVVFIDTAGIDDQGELGELRVERTLRVMDRTDLALLVVSPPAGDLSMEREWLEGLKGRGIPVVGVCNKVDVGGMDLGGLEGELGIRFVPVSARTGEGIEFLKEAIQEAVPEGWERDTIVGDLLSPGQVVLLVAPQDIQAPKGRLILPQVQVMRDLLDHRCVGVMATAGELGVSLEFFRRGGGYPDLVITDSQVFHIVKEKLPPEVPLTSFSILMARYKGDLKTLVDGARAVMSLKDGDRVLIAEACTHHPLKGDIGREKLPQVIREMSGAELGFDVVAGNDFPRELRGYSLVVHCGGCMLNRKHMMSRIMRARSHGVPMTNYGVLLALRSGILDRAVGMLLPSG, encoded by the coding sequence ATGTTGGACACCCCTAAGGCCAACAGGCTTCACATAGCCATATTCGGCAGGAGGAACGCGGGCAAGTCGAGCCTCATAAACGCCCTTACCGGCCAGGACGCCGCGTTGGTATCCCCCATGCCTGGGACCACCACGGACCCGGTTTTCAAGGCCATGGAGCTGCTGCCCATAGGGCCGGTGGTGTTCATAGACACCGCGGGGATCGATGACCAGGGGGAGCTGGGGGAGCTGAGGGTTGAGCGGACCCTGCGGGTGATGGACAGGACTGACCTAGCGCTTCTGGTGGTGTCCCCGCCGGCGGGGGATCTTTCGATGGAGCGGGAGTGGCTGGAGGGCCTCAAGGGCCGCGGCATCCCGGTGGTGGGGGTTTGCAACAAGGTTGACGTGGGGGGGATGGATCTAGGGGGCCTTGAGGGGGAGCTGGGGATAAGGTTTGTCCCGGTGAGCGCCAGGACCGGGGAGGGCATCGAGTTTTTGAAGGAGGCCATCCAGGAGGCGGTGCCGGAGGGTTGGGAGCGGGACACCATCGTGGGGGACCTGTTGTCTCCTGGACAGGTGGTTCTCCTGGTGGCCCCTCAGGACATCCAGGCCCCCAAGGGGAGGCTCATACTGCCCCAGGTGCAGGTGATGCGGGACCTGTTGGACCACCGTTGCGTTGGCGTGATGGCCACCGCTGGGGAGCTGGGCGTGTCGCTGGAGTTCTTCCGTAGGGGCGGGGGTTATCCGGATCTTGTGATAACGGACTCCCAGGTTTTTCATATAGTGAAGGAAAAGCTCCCCCCGGAGGTGCCCCTCACGTCCTTCTCGATCCTCATGGCCCGTTACAAGGGGGATCTTAAGACCCTGGTGGACGGGGCAAGGGCGGTGATGAGCCTCAAGGATGGGGACCGGGTGTTAATAGCCGAGGCGTGTACCCATCATCCCCTCAAGGGGGACATCGGCAGGGAGAAGCTTCCCCAGGTAATTCGGGAGATGAGCGGGGCGGAGCTTGGGTTTGACGTGGTGGCGGGGAACGACTTTCCCCGGGAGCTCCGGGGCTATTCGCTGGTGGTGCACTGCGGGGGTTGCATGCTGAACCGGAAGCACATGATGAGCCGCATCATGAGGGCCCGTTCCCATGGGGTCCCCATGACCAACTACGGTGTCCTGCTTGCCCTGAGGAGCGGCATATTGGACCGGGCGGTGGGGATGCTGCTTCCATCCGGATGA
- the hydG gene encoding [FeFe] hydrogenase H-cluster radical SAM maturase HydG gives MGVISARAADRADFIDHQAVSQAVDRGACLAEDRGFVEQVLAKAREAKGLEPLEAAALLQIKDPQVLEGMFHMAREIKERIYGRRIVLFAPLYVSNYCVNQCAYCGYKCSNRGFERRRLTMEELEEEVRILEGLGHKRLALEAGEDPENCPLDYILECIGKIYSLKFDNGSIRRVNVNIAATTVEEYRRLKEAGIGTYVLFQETYHRPTYQAMHPSGPKSSYDWHTTAMDRAMEAGIDDVGLGVLYGLYDHVYDTVAMLYHAKHLEERFGVGPHTISVPRLRKAHGVDLSGFRPVDDHDFKKVVAVIRLSVPYTGMILSTREEAGFRDQVISLGISQISAGSCTGVGGYAEHYVNRPVDEKPQFEVGDHRSPMEIIKSLMRSGYIPSYCTACYREGRTGDRFMSLAKSGQIGNVCQPNGLLTLKEFLLDYGDDEAKVIGESLIERELESIPNPKAREAARGMLGRIESGERDLRF, from the coding sequence ATGGGAGTGATCAGCGCTAGGGCGGCGGACAGGGCGGACTTCATCGATCACCAGGCGGTTTCTCAGGCGGTTGACCGCGGGGCTTGTTTGGCGGAGGACCGGGGTTTTGTGGAGCAGGTGCTTGCGAAGGCCCGGGAGGCCAAGGGGCTTGAGCCTTTGGAGGCCGCGGCGCTCCTGCAGATTAAGGATCCCCAGGTCCTAGAGGGGATGTTTCACATGGCCCGGGAGATCAAGGAGAGGATCTACGGCCGCCGGATAGTGCTCTTCGCCCCCCTGTACGTGAGCAACTACTGTGTGAACCAGTGTGCCTACTGCGGTTACAAGTGTTCCAACAGGGGTTTTGAGAGGCGCAGGCTCACCATGGAGGAGCTGGAGGAGGAGGTCCGGATCCTGGAGGGGTTGGGGCACAAGAGGCTGGCGTTGGAGGCCGGGGAGGACCCGGAGAACTGCCCCTTGGACTACATACTTGAGTGCATAGGGAAGATATACTCCCTCAAGTTCGATAACGGCAGCATAAGGCGGGTCAACGTGAACATCGCCGCCACCACCGTGGAGGAGTACCGTCGCCTTAAGGAGGCGGGGATAGGGACCTACGTGCTGTTCCAGGAGACCTATCACCGGCCCACCTACCAGGCCATGCACCCCTCGGGGCCCAAGAGCTCCTATGACTGGCACACCACCGCCATGGACCGGGCCATGGAGGCTGGGATAGACGACGTGGGGCTTGGGGTCCTCTACGGCCTTTATGATCACGTGTACGACACGGTGGCCATGCTTTACCACGCCAAGCACCTGGAGGAGCGTTTTGGGGTGGGGCCCCACACCATATCGGTGCCCCGGTTGAGGAAGGCCCATGGGGTGGACCTTTCGGGTTTCCGGCCCGTGGATGACCATGATTTCAAGAAGGTCGTGGCGGTCATAAGGCTTTCGGTCCCCTACACGGGGATGATCCTTTCCACCCGGGAGGAGGCGGGCTTCAGGGACCAGGTCATATCCTTGGGGATATCCCAGATAAGCGCCGGCTCATGCACCGGGGTCGGGGGGTATGCGGAGCACTACGTGAACCGTCCGGTGGATGAGAAGCCCCAGTTCGAGGTGGGGGATCACCGGTCCCCCATGGAGATAATAAAGAGCCTAATGAGGAGCGGCTACATTCCGAGCTACTGCACCGCCTGTTACCGGGAGGGCCGCACGGGGGACCGGTTCATGAGCCTTGCCAAGTCGGGGCAGATAGGTAACGTATGTCAGCCCAATGGGCTTCTCACGTTGAAGGAGTTCCTGTTGGATTACGGGGATGATGAGGCCAAGGTCATTGGGGAGTCGTTGATAGAGCGGGAGCTCGAGTCCATTCCTAACCCCAAGGCCCGGGAGGCCGCCCGGGGTATGCTTGGGCGGATTGAGTCTGGAGAGCGGGACCTTAGGTTCTAG
- a CDS encoding TM1266 family iron-only hydrogenase system putative regulator: MVEQRQAGAVCFGGVSMDHRSGRSRLGVVAIVVEDLGMSDRVNSVLHDYAGIILGRMGIPYRDRGVSVISVIVDGTEEEISAMTGRIGRIPGVSVKAAYAKAAGGVLGRDVV, encoded by the coding sequence GTGGTTGAGCAGAGGCAGGCCGGGGCAGTTTGTTTTGGGGGTGTTTCAATGGATCACCGATCCGGCAGGTCCAGGCTTGGGGTGGTGGCAATAGTGGTGGAGGACCTTGGGATGTCCGATCGGGTGAACTCGGTGCTCCATGATTACGCGGGGATCATATTGGGGAGGATGGGTATCCCCTACAGGGACCGGGGGGTATCGGTCATATCGGTCATCGTGGATGGGACCGAGGAGGAGATAAGCGCCATGACCGGCCGGATCGGCCGTATACCCGGTGTATCCGTGAAGGCCGCTTACGCTAAGGCCGCCGGTGGTGTCTTGGGGAGGGATGTGGTTTGA
- a CDS encoding formate/nitrite transporter family protein: MGGKTAAVVLPVSAFVVCGFEHSVANMYFLALGLMEVGRFVPHGVDISVVSFWGYLGNLVPVTLGNVAGASVFVAVAYWKALGDSLMSGDD, from the coding sequence GTGGGCGGCAAGACTGCGGCGGTGGTGCTCCCGGTGAGTGCCTTCGTGGTCTGTGGGTTTGAGCACAGCGTGGCGAACATGTACTTCCTGGCCCTGGGGCTTATGGAGGTGGGGCGTTTTGTGCCCCACGGGGTGGATATATCGGTGGTTAGCTTCTGGGGGTATCTGGGCAACCTGGTGCCGGTGACCCTTGGCAACGTGGCGGGGGCTTCGGTCTTCGTGGCCGTGGCCTACTGGAAGGCCCTTGGGGATTCCCTGATGAGCGGGGATGATTGA
- a CDS encoding (2Fe-2S) ferredoxin domain-containing protein — protein sequence MSNKIKSLEDLRKIKQQVQEGTEIREKGQNIENMIEVKVSMATCGIASGAREVMAEMIEEAKRRGLNNVVFTQCGCMGFCHSEPTIMIARPGEEPVIYGNVKGTDRIREIFDHVIEKGEMVDGLIPTSYRTSHE from the coding sequence ATGTCTAACAAGATAAAGTCCCTGGAGGATCTTCGGAAGATAAAGCAGCAGGTTCAGGAGGGCACGGAGATCCGGGAGAAGGGGCAGAACATCGAGAACATGATAGAGGTCAAGGTGAGCATGGCCACCTGCGGCATCGCCTCCGGGGCTCGGGAGGTAATGGCGGAGATGATAGAGGAGGCCAAGAGGCGGGGGCTTAACAACGTGGTGTTCACCCAGTGCGGCTGCATGGGCTTCTGCCACAGCGAGCCCACCATAATGATAGCCCGTCCCGGGGAGGAGCCGGTGATATACGGCAACGTTAAGGGTACGGACCGCATAAGGGAGATCTTCGATCACGTGATAGAGAAGGGCGAGATGGTGGACGGATTGATCCCCACCAGCTACCGCACCTCCCACGAGTAA